ACTTCATTACTAGAGATTCAGTCCATAGCAACTTGTATGCCAGAACTCTGAAATCCCTAACATAAGATCCCTAACACAATCCTGTTTCCAGTAAAACCACTGGCACAAACCACCGGATATGAAAGCAAAACTCTTTTATATATCTGTATTTATGTACGCTTTCTTTTAAATATCATGTTGAAGTTCAAACCATTTTTAAACTTAAAAGAACTGTTTCCATGGTACCGTATATGCCATGAAATCCTTGTATATTATAGAAAATTCTGGGGCATGTTCTAGGGTTCAGAATCAGCTCACACTGGGTGCTGGCTGGTCTTAATAGGCCTAATTATTGGCCTGCATATATAACTGCAAATCCTAAAACATGCCCAACTCTTTCCTGGGGCTGTGCAGTGTAGGAGAAGAGTGAATTGATGAGAAAGCTGACTTTCAgaagttatttatttacagtatttatatcTGCTGCTTTTCTCAAAAAAAAGACTCCAGGTAGATAAGCTTGCTAACTCTTACTAATCTCACTGAGGAAACCCAGGATTCCTTGGAGCGCAACTTAAAAAGCCATTGCATTAATTCATTTGGGTGTAACATATTCTACTAGAGGTGCCCTAAAAAGGCTCCTAAAAGAGCCTTCTGTTCTATAGCACGCAATCGCCCCTGAAGATGTCATTTTACTAAAAGGCAGAAACATTGATGAAATCACTGTTGATGAGTGGATTTAATAGGGCAGGAACTGGGGAGAAACAACCACAAACCCCTGGCTCTGGGCTATTAGAAGTGGTCAATGGGACCCATGGCTTTGAGCTTCATTTCCTTTATTAACCAATCCAATCCAGTCCAGTTAATCTAATTAGCTTCTTTTTGTTTAGTTTGTTCAGCATATTAAGCAACTATAATTCAGCATATTAAGACACTATAAGGAAAAGCAGCAGGGAGTGTATTTACAtatgttatagatccagaggagttagccgtgttagtctgtagtagcaaaatcaaaaagagtccagtagcacctttaagactaaccaactttattgtagcataagctttcgagaatcacagttctcttcgtcagataacatgcatctgacgaagagaactgtgattcatgaaagcttatgctacaataaagttggttagtcttaaaggtgctactggactctttttgattttatttacatATGCTAAGTTTGATCACAGCATCTCTTATCAGGCTTCCAGATTCTACTCTGGGACTGGATGTTACAGGAAGATGAGGGGAGTGGCAATGATTAAATTTCAACTGTAGTGGAAGACAGAGTAAAGAATGCAGTTGTAGTACTGGTGGGAGCAGGAAAATTAACAGTTAAGTACACCTAGATGGAGTCATTTTTGGAATCagccaaaacacacacaaaagtgcAAAGGCTTCTCTTCACTTTTGTTTTTGCTTATTATTATTCTAAAGACAGCCACCACCACAGTAGCTGTTCCATAAAACCATCAATAACTAAATCTTGCAAGTAGAATTAACTGGCATTTGTTTAAAGAGCCAAATAGTAGAAATGTATTTTTACAGGGCAACAAAAGTAATTAAAGTCTCCAGTTAATTCCATTTTCTTAAATTCTGCTATTGTATTTTATAAACAGCTGTGTTTCTATCAACTAAAGTAACATATGAAACAATTCACAGGGATCTCACAGCAGCAAGGCTTGAGGGGATGCACCTACAACCCCCTCTTCAGTAAATAAAACTGCACCCTAATATATTCTTCTGTAAACTAGAAGGAATAATAAATTAACTAAAAACTACTATATTAAAAAACCCTTGGTCAGTAAATGGAAAATATAGTGAGAAACCTTTGAACCTGTAGTTATTTTTCCAACATTTTAATTTAGTTACCATTCTAAtgaaactttttaaagaaaaccacAAATAAGATTCTAATACAGTAGATTCTTTCCTCCCATCCATTTCACTGTATGTGAGATTAAATCccttaattttaaaatcaatctTTTCAAAAGTTTTAAATACTAAAGCTGCTAAGACCTCTGTATCAGACAAACAAAAAGTTCAGCCTGTCTCATAAGGGGCCATTTGGCACTCTTCAGGGAGTCATTCTGGAGCCACCAGTGCCTGATCATCACAATCTAAAATGGCCAGAACACTGTGGTTGGGTATTTCTCAACAATACACGGTGCTGAATTTATATTAGTCCTTGGAACGTAAATGGCATGCTTCACATCTTCAATATGACTACTGACTTTAGAAGATAGAGTTAAATCTATACTGCATGTGGTTGCCAACTCAggcctgggaaatttctggaggtcTGAAATTGcgatttcttccaggggaactgatctcagcagTCTAGAGataatttgtaattctgggaaaactctaGGCCCTGCCTGGAACTTGGCAACTCTAATACTGCAGAGCAGGAAAAATTCTAGAAACCACTAACACATATCTAGCATTGTTAACAGTGGTCTATTATGCTTTCCATATGTTCTGCTCTTTGTATTTGTCTTAACGAGATACATTTCTCTTGGGGTTGGAAGATGGCCACTTCCTTTTCTTCCCAGGCAGCTGCCCACACTCCAACCCAGTTCTATAACCACCACAGCTAGAGTTTGGGAACCAAGGAAAGTATTTACCTGGTATTTGTGACAGAAGCTGTGGGCTGATTCAGCCACTACTGAGTGCAGAGAGAGGAATGTAGATAGGAACAGCAGTTGTTACTGTTTTCTCACAAAATAATCTTTTTGGGAATCAACAAAAGAAAAGGTCTACAGAAAATGGTAATGAATATGCTAAGTGGAACACTGACCAATAACATTATCCTGTGCAGCAGCAGTGGCTTCAGGGAATTGCAGCTATAATAAGCAATGTGGTTACAGGTTAGATCTCAGAAAACTTGAGGGAATTATTTGAGCAATGCAAACACAACCATCTATAATATCCTTATACATCAATATGAATCCCATGTTTTATGGACATCAGTTCCCTTGTTCCTGTTAAATACATAATAAAGGAACAGAAATTAGGTAAAGATGCCGTGATTGCCACATAAAGCCAGTAAGGTAAGGGAGCAGTCTTTCCAAACGGACAGATCCACAAGCCGTGACGAGTTCCATCTCGAACGTGATGTGAAGCCCAAGATATAAACAGCATCCAGGGTAGAAAACACCAGGAATCCTTCAGCTTGAAAAGATGCATAATAAACTTTAGCATCAGACAGACAACAGGAATCACAGTAGAACAGTGAAGAAATGGTCTTTGTGGAAGTGTCAAAGCAGcctgagggaaagaaaaaaacagtatgCAACTTCATTGCAAGGAAAAAGAATTTCTTCACCATTTTATAATTACTTTATTAATCTGCATTTTTGTAGAAACAGTCTGGAAAGGCTTCAATGGTCCATAACCAGAATTCTGAATATTGTATGCCATTTGTGGGCCCTAGCGTCACCTACATGTGAATATCACACATTTCTCCATTTAATTGATTGATTTGGTACAttgttatcctgcccttccttgaaGGGGCCCTTGGCAGCATTCATTCTTTTTTCCTTCACCAGTTTATCCTCAAAACCCTGTTAGGTAACTTAGAGTGCAACTAGTCCAATGTCACTCAcagaacttcatggcagagtgggatttgcACCTGAGTATTGCAGATCCTAGCcctctctaaccattacaccacgccAACTCTATCTGAGTTGGGACAATAGTTGCACGTACTTCTTATTTATTTCACTGGATTGCTTAGCTTTGGGGAGTATTTGCTATTCACCTCGGTAAGCACTTCTAACTTTGACAGTGAGCTACTTCTATCACAGGCACACCTGCAAGACTCTGAAAGAGAAGTGCCAACATTCAATTTTCATGTTTGAGTGACTGGAGAATTTGGCTCGTAATtccaaattcttaaaaaaaacaactagGAGCATGTCAGTTTCAAGATTATCAAAGATGTTGCAAAATGCAAGATACATGAAACAATTTCTAAGAAGTTACCCTTATCAGGTAGCTGGTGGCCTGATGTCTGTGTACCCCCAAAACGACAGTGACCATGGAGATTTAGCCCACTCAAGCTATCCAGTATCCTATGTCAGGAGCCAGCTGGCACAGAGTTACACTCACCAAGGAGGCAGAAGGGTCTGCCAATCAGCTGGGTAGCAGGGGTTGTTGTCCTGGCAACTGGATGTAGCTCAGAGTGCTGAACACTCTGGGGCTGTGTGCTAGGTTGGCTGCCAGGACTAGAGAAATGCTGGGTGTCCCATTAATGGGGGAAGATGAGGGGATCTGCTCAACCTGGAAAGGCTTTACAAGGATATTTAAAGCATCCCAGGCAAGGGAGACTCTCCTGCCAGCTCCTTAGAGCCAGAGAAAGAATCCAGACCAAAGAAGATCAAGATGCAGGAAGCTCCTCCCCTCTGGGAGTTGAGGCCTCTGGGAAAAAGTGGACTCATCAAAGCATTCTAATTTTGACCACCGGTCTTCTGACCAGCACTGGTAGTTAACAGAAATATGAGAGGCTTGCACTGCTGTCTTCCCTTCATAAGGCTGCTGATCCATTTACTACTGGGAATGGAGGAGCAAGTAGTTGCTGTGGAGAGACAAGAAGCTCACTGGGCTCTCTTCAAGGGCAATGGAGATGTTTTCCCTGTAATACATGTATGCTCTGTCAGCAGAAATCCAGGATTGGCCTGGAGCgccacatacagggctttttttcagggggagtgTGGGAGAACAGAggtccggcacctcttgaaaatacttggcaatagtgcttgaaaataacatgatttcaaagaatcccgtgtgtttcttcctcatttccctcttgaaagttccgccatctcttttcccagaaaaaaacccctggccaCATATACTTAGTTAATGGCAGTTTTGTCCAGGACCAGATATTAGGTAGGCGTAGACAGAACAACGAAAAACAGCTTTGAGGATCAAGGAACCATATAATACAGGAAATACACAGTAAATGTTACTATGGGATTTTAATTCCATAGTATCATCTCATTCTTCTTGACTTTTATGGGTCTTTGTTCTTGCAGTCCCACCCTCCACACCTCCTACATAAAATGTATAGTGCAGATCCTTTTGTAACATCTGAAGAAGTTGGATTCAGTCCACAAAAGCTGGAACAAAATTCTATTCATGTTTAAAGTGTCCCAAGATTTCTGttcatttttgctgcaacagactaacaaccCCTCTGAAATCTGAGCAGCAGGCCTTCCGCCTCTTCCATCAGATTACCATTTAAATAAGGAGAAAATGACTATTAATACATGCAAACCTCACAAAAAATATGAAATTATATATATTCCTTGTGAGGTGCGCCATCTACTGGCAATAGATCAGGCATAATAAGATCTTGCCATCTGGTTTAACATCATTAAAATTTTAGAGAGCCAATTTACACTATTTTACATACTAAAACCCTcccttattttaaaaatcaaatacccttaacaaagagggggaaaaacaatTAGAATGTCAGTCAAAAATGCAATGAAATTCAGAGTAATATGATTTTATCCATTTATTCAGTTGCATATTTATCAATTGTAAATCCGTAATGGAACACTGAGGATGAACTATGGTTTTATGACAATAAGCGTCATCTAAATTCCTTATGCAAGCATATTCTGAATACTAATTTGGCATATTAAAACTGTGATCCTTAAACCACCTGTTCTGAAACAATTCTATGTGATTGTCTCACATTTTGATTGCATTCTGGCTGGTCCAGAATAGACATGCAACCAAATTCCTTATGCGGTCAGAACACAGAGTTTTGTTGGTTGCTGACACAAGCGTTAGAACTATCAGGGCGATGATGGCACCCTCTGGTAATTGTGCCTGAGTGCTGCCTGTTTACTCTTCACTATTCCTGTGCCTCTCTTGATTTTTCATGGGCAGGAAGACTGCCATCCAACACACAGAAGCCAAGAGGGTTCTCCACCCAGTGTCATATAGACTATAAGGCAAGACATATAACAACTCTAGTGActagtgggaacagtctgttccTATGCAAGGACTGGATCTCTTTTTCTTCCATGTTTGTGTGTCTTATGCAGAAATGTGACACCCAGCATGAATGTGCAGAGATGGATACAGCTGTACTCGCAAGGCTTTTGTGAAGCTTTCAAAAGTACAGATGCCCTGCAGGCATGACAACCCAATTGCTCTTTGCAGGTTATTACAGCCTACTCTGTAACTGATAAGAGTTTagttaaagagtgcatctgtataCATGCTGATATAATCAACTGACAGCGATCTCCTTTCAGGTGCTTTTATGATGGAAGGAGTGACAATGGGTTCCTCACTACCACAGACTATATTCATAGGCCTGCCACTGATGCATGAAACAGCTGAATAGCATCCTCCCCATGGCTATTGTTGGAGATGAACCAAGCAAACAAACATGGGGGAGGCGTGGTGAAGCAAGCAAAATGAATGGCATCTTGGGGACTAAACAAAACAGTTATTCCTGTGCCAGTCATCAGCTGGCTATAGCACTGTGCTCTCAGGCATACATGTGGTGCTTCTCTGAAAAAGTCCCatttttgcagaaaaatttgaaatcgaAACAAAAAAGGGGTGGTGCTGGTTAAAACCACACAAAATGTTAAAGCAGCACCCAAGGGCCATTGTTAGACAACCACAACAGCATTGCCAgccttccaggcttggtttctgttagtaaaaggcagggaaACAGGAAGGATCCTTTTGGCAtttaagggaggactcattggagccAGTCTCGCTAGTAGCAACCACaggacaacttgataccacatgcaCAGGCCCGGCTCCTTGCTACTGTCCAATAGCAGATTCCCCACAAAAGCTAGTATGGTGTATAGTAGTTATAGACTAAATTCCAGGACATCTAGGTTCGAATGCCCATTCTATTACGGAAGCTGATTTATGACTCAGGAGAGTTACATATTCTCAGCCCAACTTACCTCActgggctattgtgaggataaaatgaagaagataacactgtaagctgctttgggaccctgATGcggggaaaagtggggtataaattaagtaaataaattgtgGGGGCCTCCTCTtcatctggggcagagtctggGATAGACACTCCTCTCAAGGCCCCTTCTCCAGGGATTCTGGGTGGGAGGAGTTGGAGGAGCCTCAGAATTGAGGAAGGAGGGGGGTTAGCAATGCGCCctgcttcctctcttcctccagtGTTGGGCTGCTTAACTGGCTCTCAATCCCCTGGCCTGCcccaggctctgcctcctgtcTTGCCCATTGGAGGGGTTCCATGGAGCTGCCAGGCCACTGGGCTGGTGAGGTCACTGGGTCACATTCCAACCCCTGGCTCCTTGCAGCCCTCACCCTTCAGAATAGAGGGGCCGTATGACTCTCCTGAGGGTGGTAGCCAATAACACTACTTCCCTCCAAATGGGTGGCATCAGCCGCGTTTCGGCAGCTTTCTAGGCCTCTGTGGAGGGGCCAGGGGTATCTCTGGCCACCACTTGACGTGGCTGAGAGTCTAGGACTGAGCCTTCCCCCAGTATCTCCATCTGGGGCTCTGCCATTGTCAGCCATGGCGACTGCCAACCTGCAGGGCCTCTGCCCTGTTTCATTGTGGCTGCTGGGCAAGCCTGCACTGCTTTGCCATGAGGCTGGAATACAGGGCTGGCTGCTTGCTGTGGTGTCACTGCTTCTCCCTGCCAAGGATCCTCCAGGAAGTAGGGACGCAGCAGCAGCCTACTCAGGATATCAGAGGAAccgattataaataaatatagttgaagatgaGGGGGCTGTTGTCTGGGTAGGAAGGTAAGAGAAAAGCAAGCAGAATGCATCATAATGAAGATTTACAATTATTTCTCCACATATATGGTAAGAACAGAAAATCTCAAGAGTTACTGTGAATTCATTGATATAAATTACAATTATCGTCACACAGCAAAACAAGATGACTAGTACTCTTTCCTGCCGTACAACAATTACTGCAGATGCTTCATGATGTGATTTTTTCCCGTCTCAATCCATTCCTCCATCCATATTGAAGAAATTCTTTAAAAATGATTGAGCAGAAGCTTATCTATGGCACTTACATTACTTTATGTCAATGCTccataccacccccacccccttatgGCATGGtgtacctgaagaggtcaggaaagctctcactctcctggctttccaaatGATTCCAGAGGGGGTTTttttgtacacaagtaataaggctgtgctgtaaggaaatggttcagagagatgattTGGGTACGTgatggggactgtagactatactattgtgtactgtctgctgctgcaagtatgctcctactgggtacttTATGTCATGTTATATTGTTTATGTTTCGTTTCAGCATTGGTTCAGCTGTGTACTTGATTTCTGCTCCTTCTTGAATGTCTGTAATCCAtatcttattgtattgtttactgaaagtCTTAGTCATCGatagtattgacttacactgtaatagctgccttgaatctcagtgaaaagAAAGgctataatgtaaataaaataaataaagctgagaaTATGAGAGTTGCCAAGCTGAGAAAAaagagcatggggaggggggataccAGGAAAAGGGAGGTGCCCCTGCAAGTCCTCCACTGCGTAAATGGGCCAACTGCCAGCTCTACAGaactgggcctggcccagcaGCTGGAACCATGCAgagttttcccaggaagaggcTACCAGGGGGAAGGAAAGCTGATGACAGAggggcagataaagataggttggctggtgggtaagaagaaggaagcaggaaaaggggagaagctatAGGGCttacagggaagggaaagagaatatAGTGTGGTAGGTGAAGAGATGCCTAATTTTTTACTTCAATGGGAGATACTTCTATGGAAATCAACGAGAACTTAAAATATCTAATATTGGCTGAAAGTGAGCTGATATTCATACTACTTatacccagggtttttttctgggaaaagaggtggtggaactcaagagggaaatgaggaagaaacacacgggattctttgaaatcattattttcaagcactattgctaagtattttcaagaagtgctggaactccgtttccccatgttccccctgaaaaaaagccctgctcatacctCAACATAACTTGTACATTTTGAAGATACCGAAGGACATTGTTTTTATTAAACATGGAACAACAAGTGAAAGTTCAATGTTTGACGGAAAAGGCATCACAACCCAAATTTAAATTAAGTATGCTGTCTATGCAAAGTGGAAGAGGACATATATGGTCCCTATGGGGGGTGGGCAAACCTCAAGTAATTCAAGAAAATCCTGCATTCTGGGAGGATCCCCACCTCCAAAGTAAGCAGGATCCCAGGGCTAGGTATGTATGCTGCCCTCATGCTGCCAGTGAACACAGGCAGGCATAAGCCCTGTTATTCAGGGAAAAACAGAGCATTGTTTCAGCCTGGAACTTAAATGGTAAAGGATGGGGGAAGGAGCAAAAGTGCTTCATCTTCACATTACTGTTGTCTTCAGCCTCTCTCAGGCCCAGGCTGAACAGTGGATTCGGAGCAGGAAAAACACAAGTGACCCCACCCCCATCAAAAGGAACTGAACGTCTTGAGCTTGCTGAGATATTCTTAAACCCAAGGCAAGCCCCTCCTTTTTTCTGGATAGAAGGTAGAGTGGAACAAGTTTGTACATACACTTTTAGCCTTCAAAGCAACCTGCCACTATAGCCCCTGTGCTTGAGCTGGGAAGCTGTGGCAGGTCTTCTCAGTCTGGGTATCAAACTTGCGATCATCCAGGAAGGTATCTTGGTGAACAGCAGCCACCATGGTAACATTTCTGCTTGAGCCAGGCACTTTCTGGCCCACACCTCAGGATCTTTGAACCTGTGGACAGTTTTTTTCCCTTGTACTTTAAAGTTGGGTTAAAGGGGGATAAAGGAATTAACATGTTTAGGGTTCACCTATATTGTGAGAAACCCAGATTTAAAAGACATACTGCTTGATTTTCAACTGTGcactgtcaacctgttcttattTCTAGTAGGACAGAAATAGCCATTTCATCATAAAATTAAATGCAAAATTCCCTTCAGTTTGGATACTAATTGAAATTAGGTCATCAGCTTCTTTTTATCAAACCCAGGTAGAAGGAAAACAGCAGATGGAGATCCGTCCTTCAACTCATGCTGGGTAGAAAGGTGACataaaaatgttttcaataaatacattttttaaaatccctcagACTTACCAATTAATTAGATGTCAAATATTAATGTGCAACAGATACTTACAATATAATCTAATGAAGAACCCTCAAAAGTAAATTAcattgagtccaatggcacttaatctttaaaaaagagtgtttaggattgcagccttacacCGCAATCCTacaaatactttcctgggagtaagattccttgaatagacctgagtaggaatctgagtagacatgcttagtACTATTCtcttaggcccttttcacactgcttttgTAAACCATTTTTACTGCTGGTTGCTAATGGATTTTTGTGTCATTTCAGTCACAACTATTTCGGCTGTTGGTTgctaactgattttttttaaaccttttcaCACAAAGCTGTTTGTGCACTGTTTGCAGTGCAGAGTTGAGTCGGTTTATCCGAAAACCCCTTTCTCCCATTCTTCAATTGTTCTGCGCATTTCTGCTTCAGAGCACTATTTGAAATGTCTATAGAGCTTCTGAAGCACCACTTTCTTAATTTTCTTGCTAATTTCCAGTGCCAATTTTGCCACTTTTTCCTTGCCCCAATTCCCTAGAAGTGGCCATCCCCTGCCAACAAGGCTTTTGCAATGAAAAAAATTGGCATTCGAATATTGTTACGTGGTTCACCATTTTAAGTACAGGTGTTCTTTGAAttaccagctttcatttttttttaaaaaaataagcctcTACCCCTTCCTTTGAGGAGATATACTTTTTTCCTTCTAGCTCTACAAGGGAATGggatagagattttttttaaaatgaaagctgggaattcagagacccTGCCACACCTATAGTAATAATAGGActattgatataatgatattctaatGCTGACTTTAAAGACAAAcactgcaaaagccctggtggcccaggagATGGGGGatggccacttctggcaccagaaaaagctgTGCAATTCAAAAGGAACATAGTGCTTCACATACAGTTCAAAAActgatgtaaatgctgtttgaaactgctgTCCTCACATCGCTTTACATGGAGCCAGGGTAGTAACAGATAAAACCAGgtcaaaacaaaaatgtgaaaGAGCCCTTAATATATTAACCTACTTGAAGCTCACAGTCCTAAATTTTGGTGTAAAATAAATTGTTCAGAGTTTTCCACTAAAAAACCTTTATATAAGTTCGACCTTCAATATTTGCAGTAGTCTTTGGAGCGACCAATCATGCATCAACTTTCAGTGATATGTAGATTACTGTTGTGGTTCTGCTTACCTTTAATGAAAATGAGCCAGCTAGGATAAAGTGATCCATGTCAATCACAGATGAGAGGAAACCAGCAAAAATTACTTCTGAAAAGTTGCTTTTCTTCTTGAGTCCAATCACAATTGCCCAAGACCACAAACCCACAATACCATGTACGGTGTTATCAGACAGTGCCCGCAACCAATCATTTTGCTGAATAAAAGAAAACTGAAGAAATTTATCTGCTGCAAAGCAGAAAATTCCCAATCCTAGGCTTGAAATAACTGAAGCTGTACTGAATGACTGGAGAAGAGCATGAGCCTTTTCAGTTTCAGATGCCATAGCAAGCAACATGTCTCCATACACAATATGCCATCAGGGTACATATGGTCCATCGTCTGTTAAATCTTCAGTCATTCTGTAATTAGCATAAAGAAAGCTTAATGAGATGGTTTATCAGCATGGAAAATCCCACTTTAAAAGAGCAAATTGATGACAGCTCTTAATGTTTTCTGTCCTAATAAATAAGAGCACcttgtaaaaagaaaaatctgTATATGTATAAAGAGAAATAGCTCAGTGTAGCTTTTGCTGTTTCAAGGACATTAAGATCAGCACACGAAGTTATCAAAATCTGGTTTTACAATATTAGCAACAGAGAACAACATTTTTCATTAAGATAACAAAAATGTGAGGAGCATTTAATTTT
This genomic window from Eublepharis macularius isolate TG4126 chromosome 8, MPM_Emac_v1.0, whole genome shotgun sequence contains:
- the TMEM267 gene encoding transmembrane protein 267; amino-acid sequence: MLLAMASETEKAHALLQSFSTASVISSLGLGIFCFAADKFLQFSFIQQNDWLRALSDNTVHGIVGLWSWAIVIGLKKKSNFSEVIFAGFLSSVIDMDHFILAGSFSLKAALTLPQRPFLHCSTVIPVVCLMLKFIMHLFKLKDSWCFLPWMLFISWASHHVRDGTRHGLWICPFGKTAPLPYWLYVAITASLPNFCSFIMYLTGTRELMSIKHGIHIDV